In Candidatus Rokuibacteriota bacterium, a single window of DNA contains:
- a CDS encoding ElyC/SanA/YdcF family protein yields the protein MSEWTKVTALPTFLPKKGPTLYTPGQMYYVRSLTTISTYTPRDFTSDWRFLDFREFQHSSQRRFLTELLATFEASLQSTQRTQTESAKAVSLPVDPNDVWAYIADAAAAVVTQLHYRSVLQPTFLKRALGYCHFVVQHLGYEPRSLDALRESVVASQNNVMLVVGCQTPTLLYSRVDAAARLLIHLSPSFRVVFAGKNPGAPATIPNEAREMEVYFSSLVERDPVLDHHKRFRVEVESQSSDTKTNFAHFLNSSYLSLTMPNRLFVVSSTFHLMRIAQELDRWSDALGGRGVVEIVLVGAEGLHDDHQAKQDRMYVKSMVYEVFLDMFKRRPLDRPSL from the coding sequence GTGAGTGAGTGGACCAAAGTCACAGCGTTACCCACGTTCTTGCCTAAGAAGGGGCCAACGCTCTACACTCCGGGTCAAATGTACTATGTACGTTCACTCACCACCATATCGACCTATACCCCCCGCGACTTCACATCCGACTGGCGGTTCCTGGACTTTCGGGAGTTTCAGCACTCAAGCCAGCGTCGATTCTTGACCGAGCTGCTTGCCACCTTTGAGGCGTCCCTGCAGAGCACCCAGCGAACACAAACTGAATCCGCAAAGGCAGTTAGTCTACCTGTAGATCCCAACGATGTCTGGGCCTATATCGCCGACGCCGCTGCCGCGGTGGTAACGCAGCTTCACTATCGTTCCGTGCTCCAACCAACTTTCCTCAAGCGTGCCCTAGGCTATTGCCACTTCGTGGTGCAGCACCTTGGCTACGAGCCCCGCTCGCTTGACGCGCTTCGCGAGAGTGTTGTCGCGAGCCAGAACAACGTCATGCTTGTCGTGGGCTGTCAGACACCCACTCTCCTTTACTCTCGAGTCGATGCGGCCGCAAGGCTCTTGATCCACTTAAGCCCTTCGTTTCGAGTTGTATTTGCTGGTAAGAACCCTGGGGCTCCGGCCACCATTCCGAACGAGGCCCGCGAGATGGAAGTCTACTTTTCCTCACTCGTCGAGCGCGACCCGGTTCTCGATCACCATAAACGCTTTCGCGTCGAGGTCGAGTCTCAATCGAGCGACACGAAAACCAACTTTGCGCACTTCCTTAACAGCAGCTATCTGTCGTTGACAATGCCGAATCGGCTCTTTGTCGTTAGCTCAACCTTCCATTTGATGCGTATCGCGCAGGAGTTGGATAGATGGTCTGATGCGCTCGGTGGTCGAGGTGTTGTAGAGATTGTACTTGTCGGTGCTGAAGGCCTACATGATGACCACCAAGCGAAACAGGACAGGATGTACGTCAAGTCCATGGTCTACGAAGTCTTCCTAGACATGTTCAAACGTCGACCGCTCGACCGCCCAAGCTTGTAA
- a CDS encoding sigma 54-interacting transcriptional regulator, with product MAGADLPSFHGIIGRSAPMQALFREMEDFASSNLPVLIRGESGTGKELVVAAIQRLSGRRARGFQIINCADLTPELLRSELFGHERGAFTGAVGKKEGLLTRVDGGTVFLDEIGELSPRAQTMLLRFLQAGEGLAVGATRGTRVDVRVIAATHRDLEAAVEFGSFREDFYYRLWGAVLEVPALRARREDIPLLVEHFRVRYNREDQLAVDGFTRQALAVLEADPWPGNVRELERVVHRAMAVRRRGVVQPEDVRLPSLRRSPAAPAATARVAVPVTAATLNRYEVEALRLASTGGEVRRGALMAHCGISREAARRTLASLVGRRLLRRLGSGRGAWYVLQTPDGTVDEPDEHASLIAARRGGSLPAAPMATRGPR from the coding sequence ATGGCGGGTGCGGACCTTCCCTCCTTTCACGGCATCATCGGCCGGAGCGCGCCGATGCAGGCGCTCTTCCGGGAGATGGAGGACTTCGCCTCATCGAACCTCCCGGTCTTGATCCGGGGCGAGTCCGGCACGGGCAAGGAGCTCGTGGTCGCCGCGATCCAGCGCCTGAGCGGGCGACGCGCGCGAGGGTTCCAGATCATCAACTGCGCCGACCTCACGCCCGAGCTCCTGCGGAGCGAGCTCTTCGGGCACGAGCGCGGCGCCTTCACGGGCGCCGTGGGGAAGAAGGAGGGGCTCCTCACCCGCGTGGACGGCGGCACCGTGTTCCTCGACGAGATCGGCGAGTTGTCGCCCCGGGCCCAGACCATGCTGCTGCGATTCCTCCAGGCCGGGGAAGGCCTGGCCGTGGGCGCCACGCGCGGCACGCGGGTGGACGTGCGCGTGATCGCGGCGACCCATCGCGACCTCGAGGCGGCGGTCGAGTTCGGGAGCTTCCGGGAGGACTTCTACTATCGCCTGTGGGGGGCCGTCCTCGAGGTGCCGGCGCTGCGGGCGCGGCGGGAGGACATCCCGCTGCTCGTCGAGCACTTCCGCGTGCGGTACAATCGCGAGGACCAGCTCGCGGTCGACGGGTTCACGCGTCAGGCGCTGGCCGTGCTCGAGGCGGACCCCTGGCCGGGAAACGTGCGCGAGCTGGAACGGGTCGTACACCGGGCCATGGCCGTGCGGCGTCGCGGGGTGGTGCAGCCGGAGGACGTGAGGCTCCCTTCGCTGCGGCGGTCGCCGGCGGCGCCGGCAGCGACCGCCCGCGTGGCCGTCCCGGTGACCGCGGCGACGCTCAACCGGTACGAGGTCGAGGCCCTGCGGTTGGCGTCTACTGGTGGTGAGGTGCGCCGAGGCGCTCTGATGGCGCACTGTGGGATCTCGAGGGAAGCCGCGCGGCGCACGCTGGCCTCGCTGGTCGGGCGGAGGCTCTTGCGCCGGCTCGGCAGCGGGCGGGGCGCGTGGTATGTGCTACAAACGCCCGACGGGACGGTGGATGAACCGGATGAACACGCATCCTTGATCGCGGCCCGGCGCGGCGGTAGCCTGCCCGCAGCACCGATGGCCACGCGAGGACCCCGATGA